Proteins from a genomic interval of Pantoea deleyi:
- the lpxM gene encoding lauroyl-Kdo(2)-lipid IV(A) myristoyltransferase (LpxM is lauroyl-Kdo(2)-lipid IV(A) myristoyltransferase, an enzyme characterized in Escherichia coli and involved in biosynthesis of the form of lipid A found in that species and some closely related species.), whose protein sequence is METRKKNNIEFIPVFERSFLKPKYWGSWLAIGALAGLAYLPAKVRDPLLGRLGRFAGKLAKGARRRALINLYYCLPELSEAQRATVVDEMFATAPQAMTMMTELVLRDPARIRERVEWHGREIIDQMKADQQNVIFLVPHGWAVDIPAMLLASEGQKMAAMFHNQSDPLLDYAWNTARRRYGGRMHARNDGIKPFISSVRQGYWGYYLPDQDHGAEHSEFVDFFATYKATLPAVGRLMKVCRARVVPLFPVYNSETHKLEIYVRPPMDDLLEADDRQLARRMNEEVEVFVRPHPEQYTWILKLLKTRKEGDIEPYSRKELYPRK, encoded by the coding sequence ATGGAAACCCGTAAAAAAAATAACATTGAATTTATTCCCGTTTTTGAACGTTCTTTTTTGAAACCTAAATACTGGGGCAGCTGGCTGGCGATTGGTGCGCTGGCCGGGCTGGCGTATCTGCCGGCAAAAGTGCGCGATCCGCTGCTGGGCCGTTTGGGCCGCTTTGCCGGTAAGCTGGCAAAAGGGGCGCGTCGCCGTGCGCTGATTAACCTCTACTACTGCCTGCCGGAACTCAGCGAGGCGCAGCGCGCCACGGTGGTCGATGAGATGTTTGCGACCGCGCCGCAGGCGATGACCATGATGACCGAGCTGGTTCTGCGTGACCCGGCGCGCATCCGTGAGCGCGTGGAGTGGCATGGCCGTGAAATCATCGATCAGATGAAGGCCGACCAGCAGAATGTGATTTTCCTGGTGCCACACGGCTGGGCGGTGGATATCCCCGCGATGCTGCTGGCGTCAGAAGGCCAGAAGATGGCGGCGATGTTCCACAATCAGAGCGACCCGCTGCTGGACTACGCCTGGAATACCGCGCGTCGTCGCTACGGTGGCCGTATGCACGCCCGTAATGACGGGATTAAACCCTTCATCAGTTCGGTACGGCAGGGCTACTGGGGCTACTATCTGCCCGATCAGGATCACGGCGCTGAGCACAGCGAGTTTGTCGATTTCTTCGCAACCTACAAAGCCACGCTGCCAGCGGTCGGACGGCTGATGAAAGTGTGCCGCGCCCGCGTGGTGCCGCTGTTCCCGGTCTATAACAGCGAAACGCATAAGCTTGAAATCTATGTACGTCCGCCGATGGACGATCTGCTGGAAGCCGACGATCGCCAGCTGGCACGCCGGATGAATGAGGAGGTGGAGGTGTTTGTCCGTCCGCATCCCGAGCAGTACACCTGGATACTCAAACTGCTCAAGACCCGTAAAGAGGGCGATATCGAACCCTATTCGCGCAAAGAGCTTTATCCGCGTAAATAG
- a CDS encoding MFS transporter, producing the protein MARFHPISQLTGRILLFPLALVLFEFATYIAHDMIQPGMLIVTREFSVGPEWVSTSLTAYLIGGVVLQWLLGPLSDKYGRRPVMLTGILFFAVACILTHWVSSIEEFVSLRFIQGISLCFIGAVGYAAIQEAFDEALAVRMMALMANVALLAPLAGPLAGAAWLTLGSWRSMFWLFAACSVVAFVVLWRVMPETAGDRSHSIALPSLARNYGRLMKDRLVMSGSFAIGLVFIPILTWVALSPVILIHDEGLSRMQYALLQLPVFMAMIAGNLTLSKLAGRVPIERPVIFAAWPILIGLTLALVASLLNSHAWLLVTAGLSLYAFGAGMVNAGLYRLTLYASQEGKGSVAAMLGMISILTLAAGIELAKSGYFSGGMLWFCLVNFISGVLWFGLVKLFMRERQRRSTLEAL; encoded by the coding sequence ATGGCCCGTTTTCACCCCATCAGCCAGCTTACCGGCCGAATTTTACTCTTTCCTCTGGCGTTAGTGCTGTTCGAATTTGCCACCTACATTGCGCATGACATGATCCAGCCCGGCATGCTGATCGTCACCCGCGAATTCTCCGTCGGCCCGGAATGGGTCTCTACCTCCCTGACCGCCTATCTGATTGGCGGCGTGGTGCTGCAGTGGCTGCTCGGCCCGCTCTCTGACAAATATGGCCGACGCCCGGTGATGCTCACGGGCATCCTCTTCTTTGCCGTCGCCTGCATCCTGACCCACTGGGTCAGCTCAATTGAAGAATTTGTCAGCCTGCGCTTTATTCAGGGCATCAGCCTCTGCTTTATCGGCGCGGTCGGTTACGCGGCGATTCAGGAGGCGTTTGATGAGGCACTGGCGGTGCGCATGATGGCGCTGATGGCCAACGTCGCGCTGCTGGCTCCGCTGGCGGGCCCGCTGGCCGGTGCCGCCTGGCTCACCCTGGGCAGCTGGCGCAGCATGTTCTGGCTGTTTGCCGCCTGCAGCGTGGTCGCGTTTGTGGTGCTGTGGCGCGTGATGCCGGAAACCGCAGGCGACCGCAGTCACTCGATCGCCCTGCCCAGTCTGGCGCGTAACTATGGCCGGCTGATGAAGGACCGGCTGGTGATGTCCGGCTCCTTTGCCATCGGGCTGGTGTTTATACCGATTCTGACCTGGGTGGCGCTTTCTCCGGTGATCCTGATACATGACGAGGGACTCTCCCGCATGCAGTATGCCCTGCTGCAGCTGCCGGTGTTTATGGCGATGATTGCGGGCAACCTGACGCTGAGCAAGCTGGCCGGACGGGTGCCGATCGAGCGGCCGGTGATCTTCGCCGCCTGGCCGATTCTGATCGGTCTGACCCTGGCGCTGGTGGCGAGCCTGCTGAACAGCCACGCCTGGCTGCTGGTGACCGCCGGGCTGAGCCTCTACGCCTTTGGCGCGGGTATGGTCAACGCCGGGCTCTATCGCCTGACACTCTATGCGAGTCAGGAAGGAAAAGGCAGCGTGGCGGCGATGCTGGGGATGATCAGTATTCTGACGCTGGCGGCAGGGATTGAACTGGCGAAGAGCGGTTACTTCAGCGGCGGCATGCTGTGGTTCTGCCTGGTCAACTTTATCAGCGGCGTGCTCTGGTTCGGGCTGGTGAAACTGTTTATGCGCGAGCGTCAGCGCCGCAGCACGCTGGAAGCATTGTAA